GCCTCACCCTCGGCGGCGGCCACGGCGTGGTCTCCCGCGCGTACGGCCTGACCTGCGACAGCCTCACCCAGGCCACGCTGATCACGGCGGACGGCAAGCAGGTGGTGGCCAACTCCACTGAGAACAAAGACCTGTTCTGGGCGCTGCGCGGCGCGGGCAACGGCAACTTCGGCGTCGTGACGGAGCTCCAGTACAAGACCCACCCCGCGCCCCAGGCCGTATCGGGCTATCTGACCTGGCCGTCGTCGATGGCGGCGGCCGTGGTGAAGGCCTGGCAGGAGTGGGGCCCGGACCAACCGGACGAGATCTGGTCCTCCTGCCACCTCACGAACACCCCCGGCGGCACCCCCAAGGTCTCAGTCGCCGCGTTCTCCCTGGGCACCTACAACGAACTCCAGAACGCGGTCGACAAACTGGCCCACCTGGTCGGCGGCAACGCGTCGAGCGTCTCGCTGAAGCGGCACACGTACGAGGAGTCGATGGACGCGTACGCGGGCTGCTCGTCGTTCTCGACGGACGCCCAGTGCCACCTGCCCGGCTCGACCCCCGGCCGCTCCCCGCAGGGCGCGCTCGCGAGGGAGACCTACGTCGGCCGCTCGGACTTCTTCGACCGCTCGATCTCGGCCACGGGCATCCAGACGATGCTCAACCAGATGAAGGCGGTCCGCGGCAACTCCGGCGACATCGCCCTGACGGCCCTCGGCGGCGCGGTCAACCGCGTCTCCCCCACGGCGACGGCCTTCGTCCACCGCCGCTCCCGCATGCTGGCCCAGTACATAGTCTCCTGGCCCTCCGGCACGGCCGGCACGTCGGCCCAGTCCTGGCTGACGTCCTTCCACAACGCCATGAAGCCCTACGCCTCCGGCGCGGCCTACCAGAACTACACAGACCCCACCCTCACCAACTGGCGCAAGGCGTACTACGGCGACGCGTCAACCCGCCTGACAACCCTGAAGAAGCAGTACGACCCCGCCCACTTCTTCACGTATCCCCAGGGGCTGTAGGGGGCGAATCAGGCTCCGGCCCGGCAGACGCCCCTTGCTTTTGGCTTTTAGGGGCGCGGGGAACTGCGCGACCAGCCACAACGGGCCCGCAGCCGACGAACCGACCGCCAGGCGGAGCCTTTATGCCGCAAGGTCCCGCTCTTCAGTACCGGACGACTCAGTACGCGCCCCCGGAATCAAGGCGTCCCGCCCAACCCGCCGAGCCTCAGCCGACCGAACCACCCACCCACCCCACGCCGACCCCTCAACCGCCTTCAACACCGGCGTGAGCAGAGCCATGGCAACCGGCGACAGCAGCAGAGCGACAGCCGTACCGAGCGCGAACCCACCGATCACGTCGGTCGGATAGTGCACACCCATATAAACCCGGCAGAACCCTTCGAGCAGCGCAAGCCCGATCCCGGCCACCCCGAACCGCCGGTCCGCCACGAACAACGCGACCCCCATCGCCATGGTGATGGTCGCGTGATCGCTCACGAACGAGAAGTCGGTCTTCCCGGAGATCAGCACATCGATCCCGGTGTGGTCGAGAAACGGCCGCGGCCGCTCCACGAACCCACGTATGGGCACGTTCACGAGCACGGCGAGCGAGGCGGCGAGCGGTGCCCACACCAGCCCGGCCACAGAGCCCGCCGCGTCCTCTCCCCCACGCCGCCGCACGGACCACCAGCACCACACCACGAGCAGCACCATCGCGACGAGCAACCCGTACTCCCCGACGAACGACATGCCCCGGTCGAACCAGTGCGGCGCGTCCTTGGCGAGCCCATTGATGTCGTAGAGCAGATCGACGTCGGGATTCGACCCGGATTCGGCGAGTACAGCCATGGTGCTGCGGCTCCTTCGTCGTAGTTCCGGGCGCACCTCTCGTGCGCATTACTGAACAGGAACGCACGGTCCCGGTTAATACGTTCCACCCTCCACCGAATGATCACTCAGACGTTATCGAAGAGAGACTCATCGCCGCAGCTCAGGGGGTGGGTTCACGCTCGGTTCACACCGTCGTGGGGAGCGCTTTCGCGCCATCTTCGGTGACCCGGGTGGCGCCGAAGTAATCGGGGGTGTCAATGGGGTCGAAACGGATCACAGCACCCGTCCGGGGTGCGTCGATCATGTACCCGCCGCCGACATAAATCCCCACATGCCGGATGGCCCGGGAATTGGTCAGGTCGTCCGAGAAGAACACCAGATCTCCCGGCAGCAATTCGGCCCGCTGCGGATGCGGCCCCGCGTTGTACTGATCGTTCGCAACGCGCGGCAACGTGATCCCCGCCGCCGCGAACGCCGCCTTGGTCAGCCCCGAGCAGTCGAACCGCCCGTCCTGGTCGGCCGTACCGTTCCCGCCCCACAGATACGGCGTGCCGAGCTTGCTCTGCGCGTACGTGATCGCGGTGGCGGCCTGCTCGGAGGGATCGACCCGGCTGACGGGCGCGGCGAAGCTCTGCGAGAGCGTCGTGATCGTCTTCACGTAGTTCTTGGTCTCGGAGTACGGCGGCACGCCCCCGTACTTGATGACCGCGTACGCCCCCGCGTTGTACGAGGCGAGCATGTTCGCGGTCTGGTTCCCCGGCACGTCCTTCACGTACGAGGCGAGCTCGCAGTCGTAGGTCGCGGCCGACGGGATCGCGTCGTTCGGGTCCCATACGTCGCGTACGCCGTCGCCGTTGCCGTCGATCCCGTGCGTGGCCCAGGTCCCGGGGATGAACTGCGCTATCCCCTCGGCCTTCGCCGGGCTCTTCGCGTTCGGGTTGAACCCGCTCTCCTGGTACAGCTGGGCGGCGAGCAGCGCGGGGTTGAGGGCGGGACAGAGGTTGCCCCACTTCTGCACGAGCGCCGAGTACGCCGTCGGCACCGCGCCCTTGGCGAGCGCGACGCTCCCGCCGCCGGCCCCGTTCACGAGGTTCCCGGCGACGAGGTAGACCCCGACGACGAGCAGCATCACAAAGCTGAGCCCCAGCCCAGCCGCGACCCCACCGGCCACCCATACTTTTCGCACGGCTCAACCCTCCCCCATGACAGCCCTGTTCAAGGCCATTTCCGGGGAGGGTGGCGGCATTTCGCCGTGCTTCCACCACATCTGACGCGTATTCAACGAGTCGCGCGCACCGCACACCGATCCTTATTACGGGTCAGTCGTCGCATCCTTGTACAACTCGGCCGCCTCTTTCCCGAACACCACGCTGTACGAGATGTCGGGTGTCAGCCCGCCTTGCTCATGCCCTCCGATGACCCCCACGACCTGCTGGTCCCCGTTCACCCAGGGACTCCCGCTGGTGCCGCCGGTGAAGCCCGGGCAGTCGATGCGCTGCTGGGTGCCGCTGTGCAGGGTGGGCTTGTTGGTGCAGCTGATGGGCTGGTCGGTGGCGGAGGGATACCCGGTGATCGTCACCGCCGTGGCCCCGGTCGCCGTCCCGGTCGTGAACCGGTCGGCGCCCACCACGTCCTCGATGTTCTTACCGCCCACCTCGACGAGCGTGGCGAAGCCGATGTCACTGTCCTCGGCCTGCCCCTTGGACCACCCGTCCGGCAGGAACCGCTGCTCGACCTTCCACACCCCGTACGGCGCCTTGCCGTCCCGGTAGCCCGGCACGAACACGTCGCCGGGGTCCCCGTCCAGGCAGTGGGCCGCGCTGACGATGAGGTTGTGCCCCGCGCTGTGCACCACGGACGCGGTGCAGTGGTGCCCGCCGGCGAGGCTGGTGGCGTGGGCCGCCCCGAACAGGGCGCCGACCCGCAGGCTCTGCTTGCTCACCTCGGTCACGGTGGTCACGCCGAAGGGCCCGGGGCCGTCGTCGGCGGTCGCCACAGAGGCCGAGGTCAGTGCCAGCGTCACCACGGCGACGAACAGCGCGTACCTACGGTTGCCCGCGAGGCGAGCGGAACGGGAGATGCGTGAGCTGCGCTTCATCGGGCCCCACTCTGTCCCACGAAGGTGAGAAAGGACGTCGACGTTTACTGAGATTTCGCTGTGAACAGCGCGTTCGCGCTCGAGTCGACGCTTGGTCCGGCGGTCTGTCCACCGTACTGTCCGTCCGCCCCTCCCGCCTCTCCTGCGCGATACTCGTCGTCTCCCCGGCACTCGACGAAGGAAACCCCATGTCCGACATCCCCCCCGACCTCACCTGGGAACGAGCCGCCCCACCGGACGCGACCGGCCCCGGCCCCTGGATCGAGCTCGCCTTCGGTCCCGGCGACGACGGCGAGGCCCCGGTCTACATCCGCGAGACCAGCGACCCCGAGAACGTCGTCACCACCAACCGCCGCAAGTGGGACGCCTTCGTACTCGGCGTCCAGGCAGGCGAGTTCGACCACTTCGTGGAGGGAGTGGAGGGCGTGGCGGACACGGCGGACACAACAGCCCCGGAAACCAAGGGAATCGGGCCGGATGCATAGAAGCCGCGTCTACGCCCTCCTGATCGACACCCCGGGCCCGGAGGCCGCCGCCGCGGCGGCCTTCTGGTCGGCGGCACTCGGCACCCCGGCGGAACCGGTCCCCGGCGAGGAGCAGTTCACCACGCTCCATGAGGCAATCCCCGGCCTGGTCACGGCAGTTCAGTCCATCGACGACACCGACCCGCGCTTCCACATCGACATCGAGACCGACGACGTGGAGGCGGAGACCACCCGCCTGCTCGCCCTCGGCGCGACCGAGACCGCCCGCTGGCTGGAGTGCCGGGTACTGCGCGCCCCCGGCGGCCACCTGCTCTGCGTTCTGCCGGTGCACAGCGACCCGGCGGTGTTCAACACCCAGGCGCGCACCTGGAGTTGAGGGGGAGCCGGGGGCAAGCAAAGGGGATCTGGGAGGGGCGGGCTCAGAACGTCGTCGTCATCCCGCCGTCCACCGCGATCGTCTGCCCCGTGATGAACGACGCCGCGTCGCCCGCCAGGAACACCACGATCCCGGCGATCTCCGCCGGCCGCCCCCAACGCCCCAGCGCGGTACGGCTCTTGAGCCACCGGCCCCACTCGGGATCGTCCGCCAGCCCGGCGTTGACCTCGGTCGCGAACGTCCCCGGGGCCACCGAGTTGACCGTCGTACCGCTGGGCCCCAGGTCCGCGGCCAGCGCCCGGGTCAGTCCGTCGAGGCCGGCCTTGGCGGTGGCGTAGGCGACGTCGCCGGTGCGGCCCAACTGGCCGATGACCGAGGAGACGTTGATGATCCGGCCCGGGGTGCCGCGCCCGGCCAGCCCTTCGGCGACCGTCCGGCTCAGCGCGTACGCCGAGACCAGGTGGACGTCCAGCATGTGCGCCA
The nucleotide sequence above comes from Streptomyces sp. N50. Encoded proteins:
- a CDS encoding FAD-binding oxidoreductase, which encodes MQRRSFIGGGVAAIAAVATTACNGKNTGGGDTSATASNASTSTSTSGLRTTTAAAAANWAALARELDGTLVRPGDASWKTAHQLYNTRFDSLKPAAVAYVANPDDIRSVLSYARAHSIRVAIRNGGHSYAGYSSGDGRLILDVSKLNKIRASGSSAVVGAGAKLIDVYRGLAAKGVTIPAGSCPTVGVSGLTLGGGHGVVSRAYGLTCDSLTQATLITADGKQVVANSTENKDLFWALRGAGNGNFGVVTELQYKTHPAPQAVSGYLTWPSSMAAAVVKAWQEWGPDQPDEIWSSCHLTNTPGGTPKVSVAAFSLGTYNELQNAVDKLAHLVGGNASSVSLKRHTYEESMDAYAGCSSFSTDAQCHLPGSTPGRSPQGALARETYVGRSDFFDRSISATGIQTMLNQMKAVRGNSGDIALTALGGAVNRVSPTATAFVHRRSRMLAQYIVSWPSGTAGTSAQSWLTSFHNAMKPYASGAAYQNYTDPTLTNWRKAYYGDASTRLTTLKKQYDPAHFFTYPQGL
- a CDS encoding phosphatase PAP2 family protein translates to MAVLAESGSNPDVDLLYDINGLAKDAPHWFDRGMSFVGEYGLLVAMVLLVVWCWWSVRRRGGEDAAGSVAGLVWAPLAASLAVLVNVPIRGFVERPRPFLDHTGIDVLISGKTDFSFVSDHATITMAMGVALFVADRRFGVAGIGLALLEGFCRVYMGVHYPTDVIGGFALGTAVALLLSPVAMALLTPVLKAVEGSAWGGWVVRSAEARRVGRDALIPGARTESSGTEERDLAA
- a CDS encoding bifunctional lytic transglycosylase/C40 family peptidase, which gives rise to MLLVVGVYLVAGNLVNGAGGGSVALAKGAVPTAYSALVQKWGNLCPALNPALLAAQLYQESGFNPNAKSPAKAEGIAQFIPGTWATHGIDGNGDGVRDVWDPNDAIPSAATYDCELASYVKDVPGNQTANMLASYNAGAYAVIKYGGVPPYSETKNYVKTITTLSQSFAAPVSRVDPSEQAATAITYAQSKLGTPYLWGGNGTADQDGRFDCSGLTKAAFAAAGITLPRVANDQYNAGPHPQRAELLPGDLVFFSDDLTNSRAIRHVGIYVGGGYMIDAPRTGAVIRFDPIDTPDYFGATRVTEDGAKALPTTV
- a CDS encoding trypsin-like serine peptidase, which encodes MKRSSRISRSARLAGNRRYALFVAVVTLALTSASVATADDGPGPFGVTTVTEVSKQSLRVGALFGAAHATSLAGGHHCTASVVHSAGHNLIVSAAHCLDGDPGDVFVPGYRDGKAPYGVWKVEQRFLPDGWSKGQAEDSDIGFATLVEVGGKNIEDVVGADRFTTGTATGATAVTITGYPSATDQPISCTNKPTLHSGTQQRIDCPGFTGGTSGSPWVNGDQQVVGVIGGHEQGGLTPDISYSVVFGKEAAELYKDATTDP
- a CDS encoding DUF397 domain-containing protein, producing MSDIPPDLTWERAAPPDATGPGPWIELAFGPGDDGEAPVYIRETSDPENVVTTNRRKWDAFVLGVQAGEFDHFVEGVEGVADTADTTAPETKGIGPDA
- a CDS encoding VOC family protein, giving the protein MHRSRVYALLIDTPGPEAAAAAAFWSAALGTPAEPVPGEEQFTTLHEAIPGLVTAVQSIDDTDPRFHIDIETDDVEAETTRLLALGATETARWLECRVLRAPGGHLLCVLPVHSDPAVFNTQARTWS
- a CDS encoding SDR family oxidoreductase, whose product is MGGHDDFALGGRTALVTGSVRGLGLEMARGLARAGARVLVNGRDPVTAEAAAAGLREDGLDAAAAVFDVTDRAAARDAVRGLGDIDVLVNNVGHRDRRGLDAMTPDELAHMLDVHLVSAYALSRTVAEGLAGRGTPGRIINVSSVIGQLGRTGDVAYATAKAGLDGLTRALAADLGPSGTTVNSVAPGTFATEVNAGLADDPEWGRWLKSRTALGRWGRPAEIAGIVVFLAGDAASFITGQTIAVDGGMTTTF